The DNA sequence AACCTCAGCTGCCCAGTCATTACAGTACACATTCCCTTAGGCCTAGAGACAAGGAAATCCCCTCTAGCCTAGATCCAAATATCCTCAGTGCAAGGGGCACATTCCCTAAATCCTCAGATATAAAATACTAAGCATCACTTGTGCATGTTAAACACCACTTTATATTCCACAGTTCTGTGCTACATTCCATCACACAAGCAGGAGGCAGGTTCTCCCTTACCCTTTCCAAGCATTTGCAAATGGGGAAGTTATTAATATTTGAAAGAAATCATCAAAATCTTCTGTTCTTTGAGTTGTCTCCTTGTGCTGTCCCTCTACAGCAGTAATTGGAGTTGTATTTTCTGGGTGCTGCAGGTTTTTGCAGCTCCAAAATTCAGCTGAGTTAGTAGGAATGACCTGCTCTGCAGACATCAGTTTCTCAGGCTGGGATGAAATAGAGGACATGATCAAAGACAGGGATGAACCTGCAACACTGCAAGGGGCGGGAGGGGGGTTCAAACAGAGAGCCAGTGAAAATACAATATCATGTCATAGCTGGGTTTGGCAAATCCATGCACGGCTTCTGTCCTTTTGCCTACAAACTTGCACTGATCTATGGGGGAAGGTTGTtgccaaaagggaaaagaaaatccctgtttTTGCCCCCACCTCCCCCTGACCAAACTTCCTTGTTTCATCCTGGGGAAATCTGCTGCTTTTGCCCATTGACAGCAGGGATACATCAACAACAAGCCGCAGAGCGGGAGAGGGTAGTACGGCAAAGCGGAACTCCCTTCAAGGTCTGAGAGCTGGCAGAGGTTACCTGAAAGAAACAGCACAACAGTCCTTAGGAACAAAGATGCTTAGGAAGATCCATTTTAATTTTAGGCTCTCCTGGCAGCAGCTGCTCTAGAGAACAGCACTGTGCAGGAAAAATAGCCCAAGAAAACAAGCATTCCAGGCAGGTCACCTTCACCAACACGTAGTCCCCTGGCTGGGCCCTGACCAGAGCTTTGCAGTCTGCAGCATCCTCTATCTCGGCATCAGGGAAGATCACCTTGATGTTGCCATCGTTCCTCCCACACAGCTCTGATGCAGAGCGCTTGCTGGGCTGGAAGGAGGATAGGGAACATTACCTGAGTGGCAATAACTCTGATTCACTGCTGAGCTTTATCGCAGCAGGAATTAATTGAGCACTATTGGCAGTATTAAAATCGACTTTCCACACTGCTAAGCATGCTGTGTAACAAAGTCCTATGGCCTGAGCTGCTGTGTTGAGAACCACACACCAAAGCCAGTACTTGAAAACCTGCACTGATTCAGTGCTTGAGTGGAGAGAGGTCTCTAACCTATCCCATCCATTTCCAGGACTGCCAGTCCTTCAGATAGGAGTCTCATCTTCACAAGTGCATAAAGGACCCAATATGCTGTCTGTACTATGCCAACAAGCCATAATTAATCATTTTAGTCTCATCTAGTTACCTCTTTACACCCTGTGCCATACAGAATTCCAAGTCTGGTGACTTCCCTGATGGCTGTCTTTGAATTTGGACCAAGGTTTTTAGAAGCAAGGTGGCTAAAGCCCTAAACCAAAGAGATCATGCATTTATAAGGCAACATCTTGTGCTCAGCTCAGCACTCTGGAAAATCGGGCTGCCTGCTTAAGTGTGTAGACCTGGTCTTGGAGTCCTAGGAGTACGAGGGGAAGGGTGAGATGGAAAGATAGAAGGGATATTGCTGTATATAGACTAAGAGCCCCTTGACCAGcaagaggggaggaggaaaagtttATGTTCCAGGCACACTCACCCCCTCCACCAGCACCAGTTGAGAGTGGCCCACCATGGCTCTGTTGGTCCTTGCAGCCTCCTCTCTAAAGACAGTAATGAGCTCCTCCAGCCGCCTCTGTTTCACGTCCGCAGGCACATCGTCTTGCAGCCGGTGATATGCCCGGGTTTTCTGCAAACAGACAAAATAAGTGTGGCCCCTCAAGAACTAGACAACCTGAGATCAGAACCCGGTCTTACCccagccagctgggctgcacttCAAGCAAGCAACAGCTTTTCACGGGTCACATGCTATATTTGCAACCTCAGGGAATATCTTTAGCTACTATATGTGCTGCTCTGGCAGGATCCCAAGCACCAGCAACATCCTTGTTTTCCTCACATTCTTTCTGCACCATCTTTTTGGTGGAAGGTTTGTGGTAGGGCACAGAGTATTTGGGGCTGCACGAAGCAAAGGTTCTGTGGCTCCTGTGAGTTATGTCTCTGTTGCCTGGCTGTCGACAAAGACAGGCAATGGATGCTATTACTTTTAGTCCCATGTTTGGAGAGCTGATCCATACTCCTTTATTTTCTCAGGCTTCCCAGCCTCCTGCCCTCTTTCCCCACCAGCCTCTTATGCCTCGGAGAGCATCTTAATGGAAACTTGTCAAGCATCACCTCTTTTGCTGGGTATATCTTCCAAAAATTCACCAGTTCTCTCCAGCACTGATTGAGAGAAAGTCTCTGTAACTGGACCCAAGCCCAGCTACATCAGCACAATTTCTCACCAGCAAAGACAAATGTACCTGCAGTCAGGTCTCTGCAGACATGGCTGTTTCACTGCAATCACTCTGGAGTGTCTGCAGAACTAGGTAACCCAATCAATAATCAACTCTGTTGCTCACCCAGGGGAGCTGGAAGCCTTACAGGCATAAAAGTTGCACTGCAGAGCATGCTGAGAGGCAGTAAACCCTGTAGCTTCACTCCTCTTGCCTAGCATGAGCACAGAACAACCTCACATACCCTTAAAGTGCTGCATGTAAGCAAAAAGCCCCACCAACATACTGAGTCTCTACGCATTATTTTCAAAGAGATTGTGAGAAACAACGCTCAGGAGCTagggacaaaacagaaaatgacaatgtaggCGAGATGTCCATACAGAGAAGAGAACCTTCTCCAGATCCTGCACTCACCTGTCTCATGCTGTAAGCAAACAAGAAGCCTACGTTGTAGCGGACTTCCTGTAGCAAGGACACAGTCTGCTGATGATCTTCTTCTGTCTCCCCACAGAACCCAGCAATAAAATCGCTGCTCAAGCTCACTCCTGTCACAGACACACAGCTTTACACTTCACTCAAGAAGAACACTTCCTTCGAGAACAGACAGTAAGATACAATCGTGCTGAAGTCAGATCAAGCCAAAGGGAGCCCATACCTGGAATGGAGTCACGCACGTGGTGTACCAGCTCTAAATAGGCTTCTCTCGTGTATCTGCAATGAACAACACATGGATTTGCTAGTCAGAAAACCATGACGTCAGTGAGGAGAAAACGGCACCCTATATTGAAGGGCAGGGTAGAGGGCTCTCCATGGCCATCACCCACCCTCGTCTCATGGCCTCCAGGACTCGTGTGCTTCCACTCTGGGCTGGGAGGTGAAGCTGTTTGCAGATGTTGTGTCGCTCCTGGATAAGCTGGAGGACCTGTGAACAGCATTCAGAAGACACTCTCATAGATGGCCCAACTCTGCCAGAATACCAAGGGAAGAATCTTCCCCAAGTAAAAGCCAGAAAACTGCAAACCTGTCAACTTCAGCATACACTTCCCCCCACTCCCAGGACAGCTGTTCCCTTTGGGAAGGAGGCACAACCCACATCTAACAGCTCACAGCTACCTGCCTGCAAGCAGCAGTCCAAGTGTTTATTTTACACTTGCCTCATCAGGAAAATCCTTGGGGTGTGGAGAGGTGAAACGGATCCTCATTTCTGGGTCAATTCTGGAGACCTGGTCCAGGAGATGTGCAAAGCGCAAGCCTCCTGGTTTAGCTTTGTACACTGTGCTAAAGCCACGGCTGAGGACTGGGGTAGCAGCTGATTGGAAGTGGACCTCAGACAGATCTCGAAAGCTGTTGACGTTTTGCCCCAAAAGGGTCACTTCTTTCACCCCCTACAAAGATAAAGAGAGGCGAAAAAATATATAACTTGGTCAGGAAGGCTaaagctgcagaagcagccaTGGTTTTACTCTTACTTCAAGGATGAGTCTCCAAGGGGAGCCCTCCCTTCCCTGTCTGTCTCACAGTATTACAAGGGCAATTAAAAAGCAGCTGGTGGAACCCTGTGGTAACCTTATCTCCAGACATAAAGGCTgctaaaaaaaacactttcactgAGAACCACAGTGTGAAATAGTTGGAATGAGGCTCTGCCTAACCTGATCCGAGAGCATCTTCACTTCCTGCAGGATGGAGGCAATGGGCCGGCTCCTTTCACGGCCACGGGTGAAGGGCACAATGCAGTAGCTACACATGTTGTCACAGCCCCGCATGATGGATCTGCAAAGTGGTAAAATACAGGTCAGTATTACGACCGCTCCATAAGAACCACCCATGTTGCATCCTGCCCTGCTTTGACCTGGCCCAGCACTTCTGCCTTCAGCCAGCCCAACACCAACACTTGGTCTGCAGCGCATGTAGCACCAGCTCTGAACCCAATTTTGCGGCTTTCCCTTCCACATTGTTCCAATCTCAGCTGACTACTGCTTGCCCTTAGCTAACACCTCCTAATATCCTCTGCGTATTTCCACTCGAGAAACTTACAAAGCAGCTAATGAGACACAGACTTGTGTCGCAGTCTGGCAGTAAAGAAAGGTCCTTCTGCATCGCACAGGGTGAAAACTGTCCCTCTCTACTCTATGGCCAGACTGAGCAGAGTCTGATTTCATGTTTGGGAATCTTACTATCAAAACTGTACaaattaaatggaagaaaaaaaatcaatagaaatgACAACACATGGAGaattagaaaaattaaatagGAAAACATAGGCCAGGACATAGCAGAAGGCAGGGATGAGAGTGGCACAGATTTTCAAAAGGCACGAACGTCGGTGGGACAGAAATCACTTGGTGCAGCATCAGGCTTCCACAACCAACATTCTCAGAGGAGAATAAGAGAAGCCCATAGCCAGCCAGAGCACAGGTCAGTCTCTCCAGGGCTCAGTCAGAGAGCAAAGAAGCAACAAACAGTCTGGTAGGCTGGCGTCTCTGGGCTGCTGGGAGTGAGTGCAACCAGGCATTATATCTCTTGGGTAGCTACTGTCACTGACATGTCTGTTCTGCACAACAGTATTTCCAAACTAGAACCATAGAAACATGCACAGGAAAATAAGGTACTTACACAAACGCTGTTGTGCCACCTGCACTAGTCTGGACTGGCAAAATATCTGCATAAGTCTCCTCTAGTGATAGCAGGACGT is a window from the Apteryx mantelli isolate bAptMan1 chromosome 18, bAptMan1.hap1, whole genome shotgun sequence genome containing:
- the CDK5RAP1 gene encoding mitochondrial tRNA methylthiotransferase CDK5RAP1, which produces MNVNDTEIAWAILQKSGYTRTKALDEADVILLVTCSVREKAEQAIWNRLQHLKALKARRLQARLPLHIGILGCMAERLKEKILHREKLVDIVAGPDAYRDLPRLLTVAESGQQAANVLLSLEETYADILPVQTSAGGTTAFVSIMRGCDNMCSYCIVPFTRGRERSRPIASILQEVKMLSDQGVKEVTLLGQNVNSFRDLSEVHFQSAATPVLSRGFSTVYKAKPGGLRFAHLLDQVSRIDPEMRIRFTSPHPKDFPDEVLQLIQERHNICKQLHLPAQSGSTRVLEAMRRGYTREAYLELVHHVRDSIPGVSLSSDFIAGFCGETEEDHQQTVSLLQEVRYNVGFLFAYSMRQKTRAYHRLQDDVPADVKQRRLEELITVFREEAARTNRAMVGHSQLVLVEGPSKRSASELCGRNDGNIKVIFPDAEIEDAADCKALVRAQPGDYVLVKVTSASSQTLKGVPLCRTTLSRSAACC